In Nitrospira sp. MA-1, one genomic interval encodes:
- a CDS encoding sigma-54 dependent transcriptional regulator — translation MRANIFVTDDDDVVRQAISRRLAKRHHQVRSFASGEALLEALDHDIPDLILLDLKMAGLSGLETLKNIRAKSQQALVILLTAYGTVEEAVEAIKLGAYDFLIKSVDFSSVEPVIDRALDYLSLRRRIDFETQDRPGRYALNGLISNSPSMKELVGQIQEMAKNLKTTVLLFGETGTGKEFVARVLHHNGPRDKGPFVGVNCTAIPQELFESELFGYERGAFTGANQRKLGLCEQAEGGTLFLDEIGDLNPSMQAKLLRVLQERSFKRLGGQEDIDVDFRLIAATNRDLRKDVTQGRFREDLFFRLNVVSMTLPPLRNRTEDIIPLALATLIRQSSELGKEVTAIEPEAQRLLERYPYPGNIRELENIMERATIFCRGKSLTEGDLPREVHEEARSSVNAVARGDQQVVRMEMILGEQTLAAIESDLIEEVMRLSDYNKSLAAKYLGITRFALDRRLKKIPES, via the coding sequence ATGCGCGCCAATATTTTTGTCACGGATGATGATGATGTAGTTCGCCAAGCCATCAGCCGACGGCTCGCGAAGCGACACCATCAAGTTCGGAGTTTTGCGTCGGGAGAAGCCTTATTGGAAGCTCTTGACCATGATATCCCTGATCTGATTTTGTTGGACTTGAAAATGGCCGGATTAAGCGGGCTGGAGACTCTCAAGAATATTCGTGCCAAATCTCAGCAAGCCTTGGTCATTCTCCTTACGGCCTATGGCACGGTTGAAGAGGCAGTGGAAGCCATTAAACTCGGGGCCTATGATTTTCTGATTAAAAGCGTCGATTTCTCCAGCGTGGAGCCCGTGATCGATCGAGCATTGGACTATCTGAGTCTCCGTCGCCGTATCGACTTTGAAACGCAGGATAGGCCAGGCCGATATGCCTTAAACGGTTTGATTTCCAATAGCCCTAGTATGAAAGAATTGGTTGGACAAATTCAGGAAATGGCCAAAAATCTGAAAACGACCGTGCTCCTCTTTGGAGAAACCGGAACAGGTAAAGAATTTGTCGCACGAGTGCTCCACCATAATGGTCCTCGGGACAAAGGTCCGTTTGTGGGAGTGAACTGTACAGCCATTCCTCAGGAATTATTTGAAAGTGAGTTGTTTGGCTATGAACGCGGGGCTTTCACGGGGGCAAACCAGCGCAAACTCGGCCTCTGTGAGCAGGCCGAAGGCGGGACTCTCTTTTTAGATGAGATTGGAGACCTCAATCCCTCAATGCAAGCCAAATTGCTTCGAGTTTTACAGGAACGTTCGTTTAAGCGGTTGGGGGGGCAAGAAGATATTGATGTGGATTTTCGTCTGATTGCGGCCACCAATCGGGATTTGCGCAAAGATGTGACGCAAGGCAGATTTCGGGAGGACTTGTTTTTTCGGCTGAATGTGGTGTCAATGACTCTCCCACCATTACGGAACCGAACAGAGGATATTATCCCGCTGGCTCTAGCGACGTTAATTCGACAAAGCAGCGAACTTGGTAAAGAGGTCACGGCGATTGAGCCAGAGGCCCAACGGCTGTTGGAACGCTATCCGTATCCGGGAAATATTCGTGAACTCGAAAATATTATGGAGCGTGCGACTATTTTTTGTCGTGGGAAAAGCTTGACGGAAGGGGATCTGCCTCGTGAAGTTCATGAAGAGGCACGTTCCTCAGTCAATGCGGTCGCTCGAGGGGATCAGCAGGTTGTTCGCATGGAAATGATTCTTGGGGAACAAACCCTTGCGGCCATTGAAAGTGATTTAATTGAGGAAGTCATGCGATTGTCTGATTATAATAAAAGTCTCGCTGCCAAATATCTTGGCATTACCCGCTTTGCTTTGGACCGTCGCCTCAAAAAAATTCCCGAGTCTTGA